The Streptomyces sp. NBC_01298 genome contains the following window.
CTGACCGGCCGCACCGATCTGGAGCGGCCCTTCCTGGTGGTGGACATCGGCGGCGGCTCCACGGAGTTCGTGGTCGGCACCGAGCACGTCGGGGCGGCCCGCTCCGTCGACGTGGGCTGCGTCCGGATGACCGAGCGCCACCTGACGGTGGACGGGGTCGTCACCGACCCGCCGACCGCCGAGCAGATCGCCGCGATACGGGCCGACATCGAGGCGGCCCTGGACCTGGCCTCCGAGACGGTCCCGCTGGCCGAGGCGCGCACCCTGGTGGGCCTGGCCGGTTCGGTGACCACGGTCGCCGCGATCGCGCTCGGCCTGGAGGCGTACGACTCGGCGCGGATCCACCACTCCCGGATCCCGTACGGGACGGTCCGCGAGATCAGCGAGCGGATGCTGACGCTGACGCACGCCGAGCGCGCGGTCATCCCGGTGATGCACCCGGGACGGGTCGACGTGATCGGCGCGGGCGCCCTGGTCCTGCTGGCGATCATGGAGCGGATCGGCGCCACGGAGGTCGTCGTCTCGGAGCACGACATCCTCGACGGAATCGCCTGGTCCATCGCCTGACGGGCCGTTCGACACGCACGTGAGGGTGCCCCCGGCGGATCCCGCCGGGGGCACCGTCACGTCCGGACGGCTACCCGTCCAGCCGGACCGGCATCAGGAGGGAGAAGGACTCCTCGTCGTCGGGGCGGCGGATCGCCACGGGGGCCTTGGGGGCGCCGAGCTCCAGGATCAGCCGGTCCCGGGCTCCGGCGGCGAGCGCGTCGAGCAGGAACGCGCGGTTCAGGCCGACGTCGGCCGGTTCGTCGTCTCCGTCGGCGCCCAGGGACACCGTCCCCTCGCCGGTCACCCTGAGCACGCTGAGCTCGCCGGTCGCGCCGTCCCGCTCGCGCACGGCCGGGCGGACCGGGCCGTTCTCCAGCGTCTCGCGGAAGGCCGGAACGTCGACCAGGACCCGGCGCCCCGCGGGCAGGCTGATCAGGCGGCGGTAGTCGGGGAACTCGTGGTCCAGGCACCGGCCGGCCGCCTGGCGGTCCGCCGCCTCCGTCTCCAGGGCCACGCGGTCGCCGTCCACGGTCAGCAGGACCGGGGCGTCGTCGCTCAGCAGCGCCCGCATCGCGTCCGCGAGCGGGGCGGGTACGAGGAGCTGGACGCGGGGACCGGTGTGGCCGGTGACCCCGGCGCGGGCCACGGCCAGGCGGTACCGGTCGGTGGCCACGACGCGCAGCGCCCCGTCCTCGATGTCGAACAGGATGCCGCCGAGCACCGGCAGAGCGGGATCGGCGGAGACGGCGAACCGGACCGAGTCCAGGGTGGCGGCCAGCTCGGGCCCGG
Protein-coding sequences here:
- a CDS encoding Ppx/GppA phosphatase family protein, yielding MTRVAAVDCGTNSIRLLVADLDRATGELTDLDRRMTVVRLGQGVDKTGRLAPEALERTFAACREYAAVIKELGAERVRFVATSASRDAENRDEFVRGVLDILGVEPEVISGDQEAEFSFTGATGELTGRTDLERPFLVVDIGGGSTEFVVGTEHVGAARSVDVGCVRMTERHLTVDGVVTDPPTAEQIAAIRADIEAALDLASETVPLAEARTLVGLAGSVTTVAAIALGLEAYDSARIHHSRIPYGTVREISERMLTLTHAERAVIPVMHPGRVDVIGAGALVLLAIMERIGATEVVVSEHDILDGIAWSIA
- a CDS encoding DNA polymerase III subunit beta family protein, with protein sequence MRSIGETALDSGLSVSALRFYDGAGVLVPVRVDPASGYRWYGPEQVEEARLLARLRRTGMPLADIRLVLAGWAGADTDLVRGLLRAHLLRLEEGLSDARTELSAIRALLDRRETPMTETTITNTTARTTAQAAAHAAAGTTARLTVSGPELAATLDSVRFAVSADPALPVLGGILFDIEDGALRVVATDRYRLAVARAGVTGHTGPRVQLLVPAPLADAMRALLSDDAPVLLTVDGDRVALETEAADRQAAGRCLDHEFPDYRRLISLPAGRRVLVDVPAFRETLENGPVRPAVRERDGATGELSVLRVTGEGTVSLGADGDDEPADVGLNRAFLLDALAAGARDRLILELGAPKAPVAIRRPDDEESFSLLMPVRLDG